One window from the genome of Sphingomicrobium arenosum encodes:
- a CDS encoding SDR family oxidoreductase, whose amino-acid sequence MNILIAGATGNTGARLTRQLDEAGHHPIAMIRDGSDTSVLPQGVETRTADLTDLADNVCEGADVVIFAAGSGGDTSEEMTDKVDRDGAKALIDRAKAQGVQRFVMLSSIGAGDPDPDSDLAHYLKAKHAADEHLKASGLDYVILRPVALTEEDGNRNLTLGDDVDPEGKAHRGDVAAVLARAVDNDMLRNKVVELQSN is encoded by the coding sequence ATGAATATTCTGATCGCCGGCGCGACCGGCAACACCGGCGCCCGCCTCACCCGGCAACTCGACGAGGCCGGGCATCATCCCATCGCCATGATCCGCGACGGATCGGATACGTCGGTCCTGCCGCAAGGCGTCGAAACACGCACCGCCGACCTTACCGATCTCGCCGACAATGTGTGCGAGGGGGCCGACGTCGTGATCTTCGCAGCCGGTTCGGGCGGCGACACGAGCGAGGAAATGACCGACAAGGTCGACCGGGACGGCGCCAAGGCCCTGATCGACCGCGCCAAGGCGCAGGGCGTGCAGCGGTTCGTGATGTTGAGTTCGATCGGCGCGGGCGACCCCGACCCCGACAGCGACCTTGCTCATTATCTCAAGGCCAAGCATGCCGCCGACGAACATCTCAAGGCCTCTGGCCTCGATTATGTCATATTGCGCCCGGTGGCGTTGACCGAGGAGGACGGCAACCGCAACCTGACGCTTGGCGACGACGTCGACCCCGAAGGCAAGGCCCATCGCGGCGACGTAGCCGCCGTACT
- a CDS encoding GNAT family N-acetyltransferase — MFDTDQMNEAVDGKLSQMLAHAAMRDITKDVAKDLIFAECFVETERLQMRPVTIEDLPAYSAMLADPDAFTYSDRGPMGSDEAFTRLCRQVGHWTLLDYGLFAVFEKHSGHFVGEVGFGNFNREIGAGFDGCPEACWTIRKPFQGRGYAQEAAQAALEFTEDRLIATRTVAMVHHENLSSIHIARKLGFRAYDERIYRGFRAILFAREY, encoded by the coding sequence ATGTTCGACACCGACCAGATGAACGAGGCCGTCGACGGCAAGCTGAGCCAGATGCTCGCCCATGCTGCGATGCGCGACATCACCAAGGATGTCGCCAAGGATCTCATCTTTGCCGAATGCTTCGTCGAGACCGAGCGGCTGCAGATGCGCCCCGTCACGATCGAGGACCTTCCCGCTTATTCGGCGATGCTCGCCGATCCCGACGCCTTTACCTATTCGGACCGTGGCCCGATGGGCTCGGACGAAGCGTTCACGCGGCTGTGCCGTCAGGTCGGTCATTGGACGCTGCTCGATTACGGTCTCTTCGCCGTGTTCGAAAAGCATAGCGGCCATTTCGTCGGCGAGGTCGGTTTCGGCAACTTCAACCGCGAGATCGGTGCCGGCTTCGACGGCTGCCCCGAAGCCTGCTGGACCATCCGCAAGCCTTTCCAGGGCCGCGGCTATGCGCAGGAAGCCGCGCAAGCCGCACTCGAATTCACCGAGGACCGTCTCATCGCCACGCGCACCGTCGCGATGGTGCATCATGAGAATTTGTCCTCGATCCACATCGCCCGCAAGCTGGGGTTCCGCGCTTATGACGAGCGCATCTACCGCGGTTTTCGGGCCATCCTCTTCGCGCGCGAATATTAG
- a CDS encoding winged helix-turn-helix domain-containing protein has product MVTGRRATIAIGEYRIDRGDERVSGPTGPLKLGNKAYQVLLALAEREGRLLTKDALFETVWDGMAVSESALTTTIRELRRALGDDPRHPRYIESVYGRGYRLVAPVHREEVSDAPPPPGAVADPAAGDTAPSLAVTSVPSSTTTLDTNVKGLAAGRPPRIVVGEFRDAAVAEKHPYLGTSMREEVLLGLSRFREIQVVDSPLSKDDLRARDYRLDVSFLPAPQGAKANVRLHRAEDGGIVWAEMMLIEDEGVGAGVEAIVRQIVGAVLPALDQDISIGIGDSTGTLFDRYLVAKRNSFEAQDRASAEDAARQLEAIIAEKPDFALAYPPLCRLYNIDYGYTALGSTGPVERKRALELAKAGLAADRSHAHAYVLLGFCHLYHAEFDQAQTCFEHALKRNPFNPDRLNEVATGMTYLGDFDRARALFEQSTEMQPFADDNSQEDLGRLAMLEGDLDKARGHFAQVTVASIWSQLCTAITLREKDKARSRKAVARWKARVHEGWHRPIPPTDDEIIAWFRFHHPFRDDAGKTYVDLVTEALTDSD; this is encoded by the coding sequence ATGGTGACGGGGCGGCGGGCAACCATTGCGATCGGAGAGTATCGCATCGACAGGGGAGACGAGCGTGTCTCCGGCCCGACGGGCCCGCTCAAACTCGGCAACAAGGCGTATCAGGTTCTGCTCGCGCTGGCCGAACGCGAGGGGCGCCTCCTCACCAAGGATGCGCTGTTCGAAACCGTCTGGGACGGGATGGCGGTCAGCGAGTCGGCGTTGACGACGACGATCCGCGAGCTCCGTCGCGCGCTGGGCGATGATCCGCGCCATCCACGCTATATCGAGAGTGTCTATGGGCGCGGGTACCGTCTCGTGGCGCCCGTGCATCGCGAAGAAGTTTCCGACGCACCGCCGCCGCCCGGCGCGGTTGCCGACCCCGCTGCTGGCGACACCGCGCCGAGCCTCGCGGTCACCAGCGTGCCGTCCAGCACCACCACCCTCGACACCAATGTAAAGGGGCTCGCTGCAGGGCGCCCCCCGCGTATCGTGGTCGGCGAATTTCGCGATGCGGCGGTGGCCGAAAAGCACCCCTATCTCGGTACCTCCATGCGCGAGGAAGTGCTGCTCGGCCTGTCGCGCTTTCGCGAAATCCAGGTGGTCGATTCGCCGCTTTCGAAAGATGATTTGCGCGCGCGCGACTATCGGCTCGATGTAAGCTTCCTGCCCGCGCCGCAGGGGGCCAAGGCCAATGTCCGGCTGCACCGCGCCGAGGATGGCGGCATCGTCTGGGCCGAGATGATGCTGATCGAAGACGAGGGCGTGGGCGCCGGGGTCGAGGCGATCGTGCGCCAGATCGTCGGCGCCGTCCTGCCCGCGCTCGACCAGGACATTTCCATCGGCATTGGCGACAGCACCGGCACGCTGTTCGACCGTTACCTCGTCGCCAAGCGCAACAGTTTCGAGGCACAGGACCGCGCCTCGGCCGAGGATGCGGCGCGCCAGCTCGAGGCGATCATCGCCGAAAAGCCCGATTTCGCGCTCGCCTATCCGCCGCTCTGCCGGCTCTACAATATCGACTACGGCTATACTGCGCTCGGATCCACCGGACCAGTGGAGCGCAAGCGCGCGCTCGAACTCGCCAAGGCGGGTCTGGCGGCCGATCGCAGCCACGCTCATGCCTATGTGCTGCTGGGCTTCTGCCATCTCTATCACGCCGAGTTCGATCAGGCGCAGACCTGTTTCGAGCATGCCTTGAAGCGCAATCCGTTCAATCCCGACCGATTGAACGAGGTCGCCACTGGCATGACCTACCTGGGCGATTTCGACCGTGCACGCGCATTGTTCGAACAGTCGACCGAGATGCAGCCCTTTGCCGACGATAACAGCCAGGAAGACCTCGGCCGCCTTGCCATGCTGGAAGGTGATCTCGATAAGGCGCGCGGTCATTTTGCGCAGGTCACCGTCGCCTCGATCTGGTCGCAGTTGTGCACGGCCATTACGCTTCGCGAAAAGGACAAGGCACGCAGCCGCAAGGCGGTCGCGCGCTGGAAAGCCCGAGTCCACGAGGGTTGGCATCGCCCGATCCCGCCGACCGACGACGAGATCATTGCCTGGTTCCGATTCCACCACCCGTTCCGCGACGATGCCGGCAAGACCTACGTCGATCTCGTCACCGAGGCGCTCACCGACAGCGATTGA
- a CDS encoding TfuA domain-containing protein, translated as MIVFAGPSAPRALRAAFPHLDWRAPAVSGDLLSLIEKAPAKVLLLDGLFEERAAVMHKEALALMAAGTRLYGASSMGALRAAELAPFGMVPLGHIAQAYRSGLLIGDDEVALVHGDARIGWQPVSVPMVEVRATLCRLVRDEILSPAAARDLRARWHDIHYVDREWPVMRAAADDLPPALLDRIEAAHVPLKALDAERSIALALADARPACSLPPSPPPETHFLRTLRDGLNRCR; from the coding sequence ATGATCGTCTTCGCCGGCCCATCGGCACCGCGCGCACTGCGCGCCGCCTTCCCTCATCTCGACTGGCGCGCTCCGGCCGTGAGTGGCGACCTGCTCTCGCTGATCGAAAAAGCGCCCGCCAAGGTCCTGTTGCTCGACGGCCTGTTTGAAGAGCGCGCCGCAGTGATGCATAAGGAAGCGCTTGCACTGATGGCAGCGGGCACGCGACTTTATGGCGCATCGAGCATGGGGGCGTTGCGCGCCGCCGAACTGGCTCCTTTCGGCATGGTCCCGCTCGGCCATATTGCGCAGGCCTATCGAAGCGGCTTGCTCATCGGCGATGACGAAGTGGCGCTGGTCCATGGCGATGCGCGGATCGGCTGGCAGCCGGTCAGCGTGCCCATGGTCGAGGTGCGCGCCACGCTATGCCGACTCGTGCGCGACGAGATCCTCTCTCCGGCCGCAGCACGAGACCTGCGGGCCCGCTGGCACGATATCCATTATGTTGATCGCGAATGGCCGGTGATGCGCGCGGCGGCGGACGACCTGCCCCCCGCACTGCTCGACCGGATCGAAGCGGCGCATGTGCCGCTCAAGGCGCTGGACGCCGAACGCAGCATCGCGCTGGCACTGGCCGATGCACGACCTGCGTGCTCATTGCCCCCATCACCGCCGCCCGAAACGCATTTCCTGCGCACCCTCCGCGACGGTCTCAATCGCTGTCGGTGA
- a CDS encoding YcaO-like family protein — MSNSMASTRANAPAAEPVDLSIAPRDEQRPASAALLARAWAAGEAAGITRLADVTRLDRIGLPVWQAVRPMSRALSVHQGKGASHDDARLGAMLEAIESQAAEQFDAPGPECCWRDLPQKERLADLGDVACDRASPPDPALPIRWIDAERLDGRRLYLPLVSVSLDFTRDLGTRFERASAGLATGVSEEDARRAALLELVERDALARFRLLDDEERLGCEIMPSGIDFDWFTALQDRLSERAIRLRLFHFPAPSGVPVIAASLSDGAKRAAPYAATVGHAAHPDPAIALFQALAEALQSRLTFIAGARDDCWPWLYTDPSRGILSAFAPPRPPGMGRTSFDAIAPCAARFSTIAGAVEAAHREVPAFLPIARPEGFHVVRAFVPGMGSMVKDPR; from the coding sequence ATGTCGAATTCGATGGCGTCAACACGGGCGAACGCCCCGGCGGCTGAGCCCGTCGACCTTTCAATCGCACCAAGGGACGAGCAGCGCCCCGCGTCGGCGGCGCTGCTCGCTCGTGCTTGGGCGGCAGGCGAGGCAGCGGGCATCACCCGGCTCGCCGATGTCACCCGCCTCGATCGCATCGGCTTGCCCGTCTGGCAGGCGGTGCGCCCGATGTCGCGCGCCCTGTCGGTGCATCAGGGCAAAGGTGCCAGTCACGACGACGCCCGCCTCGGTGCGATGCTCGAGGCCATCGAGAGCCAGGCCGCCGAACAATTTGATGCCCCGGGCCCCGAATGCTGCTGGCGCGATCTGCCTCAAAAGGAACGGCTCGCGGATCTTGGCGACGTCGCGTGTGATCGCGCCTCGCCTCCCGATCCCGCGCTGCCCATCAGGTGGATCGACGCTGAGCGTCTCGATGGGCGCCGCCTCTACCTCCCTCTCGTCAGCGTCTCGCTCGATTTTACCCGTGACCTCGGCACGCGCTTCGAACGCGCCAGCGCGGGGCTTGCCACCGGTGTCAGCGAAGAAGACGCCCGCCGCGCCGCGCTGCTCGAGCTGGTCGAACGCGACGCCCTCGCCCGCTTCCGTCTCTTGGACGACGAAGAGCGGCTCGGATGCGAGATCATGCCGTCGGGTATCGACTTCGACTGGTTTACGGCGCTTCAAGACCGACTAAGCGAACGCGCGATCCGACTCCGCCTTTTCCATTTTCCAGCGCCCAGCGGGGTGCCCGTCATCGCCGCCAGCCTGTCCGACGGCGCCAAGCGCGCCGCGCCCTATGCGGCGACCGTCGGCCATGCCGCGCATCCCGACCCTGCCATCGCGCTGTTCCAGGCGCTCGCCGAGGCATTGCAAAGCCGCCTCACCTTCATCGCAGGGGCGCGCGACGATTGCTGGCCATGGCTCTACACCGATCCCTCGCGCGGCATCCTGTCCGCCTTCGCCCCGCCGCGCCCGCCCGGCATGGGACGCACGTCGTTCGACGCCATTGCGCCTTGCGCGGCGCGTTTCAGCACCATTGCTGGCGCCGTCGAAGCGGCGCATCGCGAAGTGCCTGCATTCCTCCCCATCGCTCGGCCCGAAGGCTTCCACGTCGTCCGCGCCTTCGTCCCCGGCATGGGCTCCATGGTGAAAGACCCGCGATGA
- a CDS encoding DUF1622 domain-containing protein: MHELLPAIAEIIELAGVAIICLGILIAIFLYARRCIAESANREAYESFRANLGRGILLGLELLVAADIIFTVTSPLTWESVGLLGLIVLIRTFLSFSLETEIEGVLPWRRRMMNEQDSQVR, encoded by the coding sequence TTGCACGAATTATTGCCCGCTATCGCCGAAATCATCGAACTGGCCGGGGTGGCGATCATCTGCCTCGGCATCCTCATCGCCATCTTCCTGTATGCACGCCGCTGTATTGCGGAAAGCGCGAACCGCGAGGCCTACGAAAGCTTCCGCGCCAATCTCGGCCGCGGCATCCTCCTCGGGCTCGAATTGCTGGTCGCTGCCGACATCATCTTCACTGTGACCTCCCCGCTGACATGGGAGTCGGTCGGGCTCCTAGGACTAATCGTCCTCATTCGCACTTTCCTGTCCTTCAGTCTCGAGACCGAGATCGAGGGTGTCTTGCCGTGGCGGCGCCGGATGATGAACGAACAGGATTCCCAAGTCCGCTGA
- a CDS encoding serine hydrolase domain-containing protein, with translation MIDLMTGAAALAIAASSPVDGDQLLADNYDAGGPGMAALVVSDGETLYSGARGMADIEAGRPLEPGTAFRYASISKQFAAAMIVHLVEGGRLSYDDQLVDLLPNMPEAWRGVSLHHLLNHSSGIKSYTSIPEIMMKTGDIGPVTTAELIDMFDDYPLDFQPGTQWEYNNSGYILLGAIIEDVTGKPWHVAIDETLLAPNGIEGIYYLEDESTLPILAKGYTGGTDTLAQPIHMSLPHAAGGLAGTLEGLRAWTMALHGGKIVSPRSLARMTSPTRLHSGETEPYGYGLQIEEVRGHEMIGHGGGIFGFSTFAYYLPSEQMFVAAMANSDGLPTGSMVIARKLGAQALGTPYPEIVAVDTDAAIQPGWEGRYEFADGVIRNFYRDGDTLYMRREGSRAMEVVGDGSGRFVYPGSLSYFDLGPDGETIRFHGDGEMEGVGGTRIGDVERAEAIRLDEAQATRLAGTYVLDVGNLVFAIEEDGSLSARLGDQPAIPVTATSPMQLVNEMLGVTFDFEMGVALARSVSLRQGGAELSGERVD, from the coding sequence ATGATCGACTTGATGACGGGCGCTGCGGCGCTGGCGATAGCGGCAAGCTCTCCGGTGGATGGCGACCAGCTTCTCGCCGACAACTATGACGCGGGCGGTCCCGGCATGGCCGCGCTGGTGGTGAGCGATGGCGAGACGCTCTATTCCGGAGCACGGGGCATGGCCGATATCGAGGCTGGTCGCCCGCTCGAGCCGGGCACTGCCTTTCGCTACGCCTCCATCTCCAAGCAGTTCGCGGCGGCGATGATCGTCCACCTCGTCGAGGGAGGACGCCTGTCCTACGACGACCAGCTGGTCGACCTCCTGCCGAACATGCCCGAGGCTTGGCGCGGGGTGAGCCTGCACCATCTCCTCAACCATAGCTCGGGGATAAAATCCTATACGAGCATCCCCGAGATCATGATGAAGACCGGCGACATCGGGCCGGTGACCACCGCCGAACTGATCGACATGTTCGACGACTATCCGCTCGACTTCCAGCCGGGCACCCAGTGGGAATATAACAATAGCGGTTATATCCTGCTCGGGGCCATCATCGAGGACGTGACGGGCAAGCCATGGCACGTGGCGATCGACGAGACGCTGCTCGCGCCCAACGGCATCGAGGGTATCTATTATCTCGAAGACGAGTCGACCCTGCCGATCCTCGCGAAGGGCTATACGGGTGGTACCGACACGCTCGCGCAGCCGATTCACATGAGCCTGCCGCATGCCGCGGGGGGACTTGCCGGTACGCTCGAAGGGCTGCGTGCCTGGACCATGGCATTGCACGGCGGGAAGATCGTCTCGCCGCGCTCGCTCGCCCGCATGACCTCGCCGACCCGGCTGCATTCGGGCGAGACCGAACCTTATGGCTATGGCCTCCAGATCGAGGAGGTGCGCGGCCATGAGATGATCGGCCATGGTGGCGGCATTTTCGGCTTCTCGACCTTCGCTTATTATCTTCCGAGCGAGCAGATGTTCGTGGCTGCGATGGCGAACAGCGACGGCTTGCCGACGGGGTCGATGGTAATTGCGCGCAAGCTGGGCGCGCAGGCGCTCGGCACGCCTTATCCCGAGATCGTCGCGGTCGATACCGACGCCGCGATCCAGCCGGGCTGGGAAGGGCGCTATGAGTTTGCCGATGGCGTGATCCGCAATTTCTATCGTGACGGCGACACGCTCTACATGCGCCGCGAGGGCAGCCGCGCGATGGAGGTCGTCGGCGACGGCAGCGGGCGCTTCGTCTATCCAGGCAGCCTGAGCTATTTCGATCTCGGGCCGGATGGCGAGACCATTCGCTTTCACGGCGATGGCGAGATGGAGGGCGTCGGCGGCACGCGGATCGGCGATGTCGAGCGCGCCGAGGCAATCAGGCTCGACGAGGCGCAGGCCACGCGGCTGGCCGGGACCTATGTCCTCGACGTCGGCAACCTCGTCTTCGCCATCGAGGAAGACGGCAGCCTCAGCGCTCGCCTCGGTGACCAGCCGGCGATCCCGGTGACCGCGACCAGCCCGATGCAACTCGTCAACGAAATGCTGGGCGTGACCTTCGATTTCGAGATGGGCGTCGCCTTGGCGCGGTCGGTCAGCCTGCGACAGGGCGGGGCCGAGCTCAGCGGCGAGCGCGTCGACTAG
- the proS gene encoding proline--tRNA ligase, which yields MRLSRSFLPVLKESPSGAEVASHKLMLQAGLIRQTSAGIYAWLPLGIRVLRKIEQIVREEQDKVGQEMLMPTIQPADLWKESGRYDAYGPEMLRIEDRHGREMLYGPTNEDMITALFRDDVKSYRELPRMLYHIQWKFRDEVRPRFGVMRGREFLMKDAYSFDLDEAGAKVSYYRQLLAYLRTFKRMGIKAVPMQADSGPIGGKLSHEFVVLAPSGESEVFYDGKIEEVDLEREGLSYDDAEALETLFKEATGVYARTDETHEEQYWAEVPADRQRTGRGIEVGHIFYFGEKYSQAMGLKVSGPNGEIVPMMGSYGIGVSRLVGAIIEASHDDNGIVWPEAVAPFTVGVVTMRADDEATVAAADDIYKALTDAGVETLYDDRDERGGVKLGGMDLMGLPWQIVIGPRGLKDGVVEVKSRKTGERHELTVQDAIAKFAS from the coding sequence GTGCGCCTGTCCCGCTCCTTTCTCCCCGTCCTCAAGGAAAGCCCCTCGGGGGCCGAAGTCGCCAGCCACAAGCTGATGTTGCAGGCGGGCCTCATCCGCCAGACCAGCGCCGGTATCTACGCCTGGCTCCCACTCGGCATCCGCGTGCTCCGCAAGATCGAGCAGATCGTGCGCGAGGAACAGGACAAGGTCGGCCAGGAAATGCTCATGCCGACCATCCAGCCCGCCGACCTGTGGAAGGAAAGCGGCCGCTATGATGCCTATGGTCCCGAGATGCTGCGCATCGAGGATCGCCACGGTCGCGAGATGCTCTACGGCCCGACCAACGAGGACATGATCACCGCGCTGTTTCGCGACGATGTGAAATCCTACCGCGAGCTGCCGCGGATGCTCTATCACATCCAGTGGAAGTTCCGCGACGAGGTCCGTCCCCGTTTCGGCGTGATGCGCGGGCGCGAATTCCTCATGAAGGACGCCTATAGCTTCGACCTCGACGAGGCGGGCGCCAAGGTGAGTTATTATCGCCAGCTGCTGGCCTATCTGCGCACCTTCAAGCGCATGGGCATCAAGGCGGTGCCGATGCAGGCCGACAGCGGTCCCATCGGCGGCAAGCTGTCCCACGAATTCGTCGTCCTCGCGCCTTCGGGCGAGAGCGAGGTGTTCTACGACGGCAAGATCGAGGAGGTGGATCTCGAGCGCGAGGGCCTGTCCTATGACGATGCCGAGGCGCTGGAGACGCTCTTCAAGGAAGCCACCGGCGTCTACGCGCGCACCGACGAGACCCACGAGGAGCAATATTGGGCCGAGGTGCCGGCGGATCGCCAGCGCACCGGGCGCGGCATCGAAGTCGGGCACATTTTCTATTTCGGCGAGAAATATTCGCAGGCGATGGGCCTCAAGGTCTCGGGTCCCAACGGCGAGATCGTGCCGATGATGGGCAGCTACGGCATCGGCGTCAGCCGTCTCGTCGGCGCGATCATCGAGGCGAGCCATGACGACAATGGCATCGTCTGGCCCGAAGCCGTCGCACCCTTCACCGTCGGCGTCGTCACGATGCGCGCCGATGACGAGGCGACCGTCGCTGCGGCGGACGACATCTACAAGGCGCTCACCGACGCCGGTGTCGAGACGCTCTACGACGACCGCGACGAACGCGGCGGCGTGAAGCTCGGTGGGATGGATCTGATGGGCCTGCCCTGGCAGATCGTCATCGGCCCGCGCGGCCTCAAGGACGGCGTCGTCGAGGTGAAGAGCCGCAAGACCGGGGAGCGTCATGAATTGACGGTTCAGGACGCCATCGCCAAGTTCGCTTCATGA
- a CDS encoding lipoprotein-releasing ABC transporter permease subunit has product MILSAHERMIARRYLLPHKGEGFIFLVAGFSVVAVALGVFALISVMSVMNGFRADLFDRIVGLNGHAIVQGYDGRLDDWEGIAQEAMTLPGVTGATPLIEQPLMASSNGRVEGILLRGVRVEDIRSNELITENVTAGSIAELVPGSNNVAIGGRLANALGAYPGAEISLISPEGRSTPVGTVPRIVTYRVAAIFEVGVYDYDKAFVVMPIEDAQTMLMLGDAVAMVEIEVDQPDKVDQIIAPLMPSLTGKGVVVDWRQMNSALFEALEVERVVMFVVLCIIILVAAFNIASSLIMLVRAKRRDIAILRTMGASRAGMTRIFMSVGLIIGAVGIMLGAILAAIFLFFRQSVVNFIQLVSGAELWDPSVRFLSELPSKTDPFEVAAIILVTILLVFLATLFPARKAAATDPVEVLRYE; this is encoded by the coding sequence ATGATCCTTTCCGCCCATGAGCGCATGATCGCTCGCCGTTATCTGCTGCCGCACAAGGGCGAGGGGTTCATCTTCCTCGTCGCGGGCTTCTCGGTCGTGGCCGTCGCGCTCGGCGTCTTCGCGCTGATCAGCGTGATGAGCGTTATGAACGGCTTTCGCGCCGACCTCTTCGATCGCATCGTCGGCCTTAACGGTCATGCCATCGTGCAGGGCTATGACGGACGTCTCGACGATTGGGAGGGCATCGCGCAGGAGGCCATGACGCTTCCCGGCGTGACCGGCGCCACCCCGCTGATCGAGCAACCGCTGATGGCCTCGTCCAACGGTCGCGTCGAGGGCATTCTCCTGCGCGGCGTTCGGGTCGAGGACATTCGCTCGAACGAGCTCATCACCGAGAATGTCACCGCCGGCAGCATCGCCGAACTCGTGCCCGGCTCGAACAATGTCGCCATCGGCGGGCGGCTCGCCAATGCGCTCGGCGCCTATCCGGGCGCGGAAATCTCGCTCATCAGCCCCGAGGGGCGCTCGACCCCCGTCGGCACCGTGCCGCGCATCGTCACCTATCGCGTCGCCGCCATCTTCGAGGTCGGCGTCTACGATTATGACAAGGCCTTCGTGGTTATGCCGATCGAGGATGCGCAGACCATGCTCATGCTCGGCGATGCTGTCGCGATGGTCGAGATCGAGGTCGACCAGCCCGACAAGGTCGACCAGATCATCGCGCCGCTGATGCCGAGCCTTACCGGCAAGGGCGTCGTGGTCGACTGGCGCCAGATGAATTCGGCGCTGTTCGAGGCGCTGGAGGTCGAGCGCGTCGTCATGTTCGTCGTGCTGTGCATCATCATCCTCGTCGCTGCCTTCAACATCGCTTCATCGCTGATCATGCTGGTGCGCGCCAAGCGCCGCGACATCGCCATCCTGCGTACGATGGGGGCGAGCCGGGCGGGCATGACCCGCATCTTCATGTCGGTCGGCCTCATCATCGGCGCCGTTGGCATCATGTTGGGGGCGATCCTCGCTGCGATCTTCCTGTTCTTCCGCCAGTCGGTGGTGAATTTCATCCAGCTCGTCTCGGGCGCCGAACTGTGGGATCCGAGCGTGCGCTTTCTGTCCGAACTGCCGTCGAAGACCGATCCTTTCGAGGTCGCCGCGATCATCCTCGTGACGATCCTGCTCGTCTTCCTGGCTACCCTGTTCCCGGCGCGAAAAGCCGCCGCGACCGATCCCGTCGAGGTGCTGCGTTATGAGTGA
- a CDS encoding ABC transporter ATP-binding protein, which translates to MSEPVLQTAGLKRSFTQGHVTIDVLRGVDLTIQPGEIVGLLGPSGSGKSTLLQAVGLLEGGFEGSIKIGGVEAANLSQHERTEMRRDMLGFVYQFHHLLPDFDASENVILPQLIHGAPRGEAEARASELLERLGLGERMDHRPSKLSGGEQQRVAVARALANRPPLILADEPTGNLDEATSERVFAAFLELTRAEGSAALVATHNEALAARMDRVVRLHDGKLGPGLTF; encoded by the coding sequence ATGAGTGAGCCCGTCCTTCAGACCGCGGGGCTCAAGCGCAGCTTCACGCAAGGGCATGTCACAATCGACGTGCTGCGCGGCGTCGACCTCACCATCCAGCCGGGCGAAATCGTCGGGCTGCTCGGGCCCTCGGGCTCGGGCAAATCGACGCTCCTCCAAGCGGTCGGTCTGCTAGAAGGCGGATTCGAGGGCTCGATCAAGATCGGCGGCGTCGAGGCCGCGAACCTGTCGCAGCACGAGCGTACCGAGATGCGCCGCGACATGCTCGGCTTCGTCTATCAGTTCCACCACCTGCTGCCCGATTTCGACGCCAGCGAGAATGTGATCCTGCCCCAGCTCATCCACGGCGCGCCCCGCGGCGAGGCGGAAGCGCGCGCGAGCGAATTGCTCGAACGGCTCGGCCTCGGCGAGCGCATGGATCATCGCCCTTCCAAGCTGTCCGGCGGCGAACAGCAGCGCGTGGCGGTCGCCCGCGCGCTGGCCAATCGCCCCCCGCTCATCCTCGCCGACGAGCCCACCGGCAATCTCGACGAGGCGACGAGCGAACGTGTCTTCGCTGCCTTCCTCGAACTCACCCGTGCCGAAGGGTCGGCCGCGCTGGTGGCGACACATAACGAGGCGCTGGCGGCGCGGATGGACCGCGTGGTCCGCCTGCACGACGGCAAGCTGGGGCCGGGCCTGACCTTCTAG